A stretch of Sulfuricaulis sp. DNA encodes these proteins:
- a CDS encoding zinc-dependent peptidase, whose protein sequence is MATSRKTGPRRTVRAADKLKKLYRRWRSGHNALSDLLWTKTLRTSSYASALPLKDQTQLRLLATQILRIKSFEGASGLNVSETMRARIALHASIPILNIGLDYYADWTSIVIYPGDFRVHDEYMDEHGVVHREIMDLCGQSLSQGPIVLSWEAMREEDETPADHDLVIHECAHKLDVLNGDANGFPPLHADMVTRAWARDFHAAYHQLCSEQDTRGASRIDPYATEDPAEFFAVMSETFFTAPHLVYENHPAVYKHLQRFYHQDPHSIMKQR, encoded by the coding sequence GTGGCCACTAGCCGCAAAACCGGTCCACGCCGTACTGTCCGTGCGGCAGATAAACTCAAAAAGCTTTATCGCCGCTGGCGCAGTGGCCACAATGCTTTGTCCGATTTACTGTGGACCAAAACACTGCGGACCTCATCCTATGCCAGCGCCCTGCCATTAAAAGACCAAACACAACTGCGTCTGCTCGCGACGCAAATTCTGCGCATCAAATCCTTCGAAGGAGCTTCAGGACTCAATGTGAGCGAAACAATGCGTGCGCGCATCGCGCTGCATGCCAGCATTCCTATTCTCAATATCGGGCTCGATTACTATGCCGATTGGACTTCGATCGTGATCTATCCGGGCGATTTTCGTGTGCACGACGAGTACATGGATGAACACGGCGTCGTGCATCGCGAAATCATGGATCTTTGCGGTCAGTCCCTGTCCCAGGGCCCGATCGTGTTGTCATGGGAAGCGATGCGGGAGGAGGATGAGACACCCGCCGATCATGATCTCGTGATCCACGAATGTGCGCACAAGCTGGACGTACTCAACGGCGATGCCAACGGATTTCCCCCGCTGCACGCGGACATGGTGACACGCGCTTGGGCGCGCGACTTCCATGCCGCCTACCATCAGCTATGCTCGGAACAGGATACGCGCGGCGCCAGCCGCATCGACCCTTACGCCACGGAGGACCCGGCGGAATTTTTCGCCGTCATGAGCGAGACCTTTTTTACCGCCCCACATCTCGTTTACGAAAATCATCCGGCCGTGTATAAGCACTTGCAGCGTTTCTATCACCAGGATCCCCATTCGATCATGAAACAACGATAA
- a CDS encoding rhomboid family intramembrane serine protease: MIPLHDDNPTTIKPLLTVIFIVACSLVFLWQLSLGARGFEMAVYRLGAIPAMLFGDKTLPPELAMVPPTLTVFTSMFMHGGWMHLIGNMLYLWIFGNNIEDSMGHGRFVIFYLLCGVAAVFAQALPNADSTIPMIGASGAISGVLGAYLLLFPRAHVLVLIPLGVYMRTMRLPAMVVLGFWFVLQLVNSVLADPGKGGVAFGAHIGGFIAGMVLLPLFKYRHVRLFAPPRH; this comes from the coding sequence ATGATTCCACTGCACGACGACAATCCCACGACCATCAAGCCACTGCTGACGGTAATCTTTATCGTTGCCTGCTCGCTGGTTTTCCTGTGGCAACTGTCGCTCGGCGCGCGTGGTTTCGAAATGGCCGTGTATCGCCTTGGCGCTATCCCGGCCATGCTGTTCGGTGACAAGACGCTTCCCCCGGAGCTGGCCATGGTCCCACCGACGCTGACGGTGTTCACCTCCATGTTTATGCACGGCGGCTGGATGCACCTCATCGGCAACATGCTGTATCTCTGGATCTTCGGGAATAATATTGAAGACTCCATGGGCCACGGGCGTTTCGTGATTTTCTATTTGTTGTGCGGGGTCGCCGCCGTGTTCGCCCAGGCGCTGCCCAACGCCGATTCCACGATCCCCATGATCGGCGCCAGCGGTGCGATTTCCGGCGTTCTCGGCGCCTACCTGCTACTCTTCCCACGCGCGCACGTGCTGGTGTTGATACCCCTGGGCGTTTACATGCGCACCATGCGCCTGCCGGCCATGGTGGTGCTGGGTTTCTGGTTCGTGCTGCAACTGGTTAATTCGGTGCTCGCCGATCCCGGCAAGGGCGGCGTGGCCTTTGGCGCGCACATCGGCGGCTTCATCGCTGGCATGGTGTTGTTACCGCTGTTCAAATACCGTCACGTGCGGCTGTTCGCACCGCCGCGGCATTAA
- a CDS encoding thymidylate synthase: MRQYLDLMRHVMQHGTRKDDRTGTGTLSVFGHQMRFDLAQGFPLLTTKKVHTKSIIHELLWFLRGDTNIRYLKEHGVNIWNEWANENGDLGPVYGSQWRSWPTADGRQIDQISQVVRDIRQNPDSRRLIVSAWNVAEIERMALPPCHLLFQFYVAEGRLSCQLYQRSADIFLGVPFNIASYALLTKMIAQVTGLKPGEFIHTLGDAHLYMNHLEQVQTQLAREPRPLPSMRLNPERISLFDFEYDDFELLNYDPHPSIKAPVAV, from the coding sequence ATGCGGCAGTACCTCGACCTGATGCGCCATGTTATGCAACACGGTACGCGCAAAGATGATCGTACGGGCACCGGCACGCTTTCCGTATTCGGCCACCAGATGCGCTTCGACCTGGCTCAGGGATTTCCTCTCCTTACCACCAAGAAGGTTCACACCAAATCCATCATCCACGAGCTGTTGTGGTTCCTGCGCGGCGATACCAACATTCGCTATCTGAAGGAGCACGGCGTCAACATCTGGAATGAATGGGCCAATGAAAACGGCGATCTCGGCCCGGTTTACGGCTCCCAATGGCGCTCCTGGCCCACAGCCGATGGCCGTCAGATTGACCAGATTAGCCAGGTGGTGCGGGACATCCGTCAAAACCCGGATTCGCGCCGCCTGATTGTCAGCGCCTGGAACGTGGCCGAGATCGAACGCATGGCGCTGCCTCCCTGTCATTTGTTGTTCCAGTTCTACGTGGCCGAGGGCCGGCTCTCCTGCCAGCTGTATCAGCGCAGCGCCGATATTTTCCTTGGCGTGCCATTCAACATTGCCTCGTACGCCCTGCTCACAAAGATGATTGCCCAGGTCACCGGCCTCAAGCCGGGTGAATTCATCCACACGCTCGGCGATGCCCATCTCTACATGAACCATCTCGAGCAGGTCCAGACACAACTCGCGCGTGAACCGCGCCCGCTACCCTCCATGCGCCTGAACCCTGAAAGAATCTCGTTGTTCGATTTCGAATACGACGATTTCGAGCTGCTGAACTACGACCCCCATCCCTCCATCAAGGCCCCGGTGGCGGTGTAA
- a CDS encoding dihydrofolate reductase: MSRARRVSLIAAMAENRAIGVNNALPWRLPADLRHFRQLTTGHHVIMGRRNYESIGKPLPDRTNIVVTRNPAYQAPGCQVKHSLVDALQDIHGDTEVFVIGGAEIYRQAMGDANRLYLTLVHADISGDTFFPEFNAHEWIEISRTRHEADEKHPYAYSFVTYDRKNSE, translated from the coding sequence GTGTCACGGGCAAGGCGCGTTTCGCTCATCGCCGCCATGGCGGAGAACCGCGCAATCGGAGTCAACAACGCGCTCCCCTGGCGCTTGCCGGCCGACCTCAGGCATTTCCGGCAACTCACCACTGGTCATCACGTGATCATGGGGCGGCGCAACTATGAATCCATCGGCAAGCCGCTGCCCGATCGCACCAATATCGTTGTCACACGCAATCCCGCCTATCAGGCGCCGGGGTGCCAGGTAAAGCACTCGCTGGTGGATGCGCTGCAAGACATCCACGGCGATACGGAAGTATTTGTCATCGGCGGAGCGGAGATTTATCGTCAGGCGATGGGCGATGCCAACCGTCTTTACCTGACGCTGGTTCACGCCGATATCAGCGGAGACACTTTTTTTCCGGAGTTCAATGCGCACGAATGGATCGAGATCAGCCGCACACGCCATGAGGCGGACGAAAAGCATCCCTATGCGTACAGTTTCGTGACTTATGACAGGAAAAACAGTGAATGA
- a CDS encoding FimV/HubP family polar landmark protein, translating into MFRNRRGIALISKWMLVGIMALLPAVSHALALGKLKVLSALNEPLNAEIELTSITEKELKGLSVTLASRSDFNDAGVERLPFLSELKFVVDRKSDGRHFLQLRTEQQINEPFLHLLLKVEWPGGLLVREYTALIDPPYKITGKAAPVETPVVTPPAPEPVATVPEPVAVAPEPESTPMREIQPPAPVAEAPQAEMAKEEIPPIVAKPEEPKAPEELKAEAAPPQEEVAREAPPSEVMPDETKLGPPDVAQGVAPEEPGAPKVEPLEATPKEESPPIMEPETKPVPVPVMAQMSDYSVKRGDVLWTIAEKARADNRDVSVEQMILAIYRTNKDAFFGNNVNNLKAGKILKMPERTEMDSVTTSQARREFRAQYDAWQEYKLKLASASGAVKLAEASEVVPEAAPEMPVPAPEPKKELAKPSKVAPTVTDKGKQDELLKIVRNTLQQEKSTPDKAVSEKESAKEATAREQQALADRAVTLEESLESKRLENKDLSDKVGLVRSQLKKESRLIELENQSLAQQPKPAETKPAEPVVKPPEAAPKQLEKAAAPASEEKAKIEPLPPAKPAPAALKKKAPLPVAAPEEKDFLATVLEAVQGDLLMPAVIGIVVLFGGGIMLVYFRRRQKSIAEFEESILSADAISTEQPATTGTVAGQQPAAATTGGDTSFLSDFSQGGMGNIHTDEVDPIAEAEVYLAYGRDETAEEILKEAMVKNPDRQEIKLKLLEIYHQRNDISAFETLAEELYATQGGRGGKIWDKVEEMGRKLNPDNPMFRGGAPGKAPSGAAPAQPVSAAKAAPAGIDFQASATETAKTEMAGDFDFDIDTPAAKAAKPADGDDFSVAMPESPSTAKQEPSIDSFDMGSSADSGLNFDIGGDEAPAASAVETEVSLEAPAGEGESSAQWDEAATKLDLAKAYIDMGDAEGARSILQEVMVEGSEAQKKQAQELSSQIA; encoded by the coding sequence ATGTTTCGGAACAGGAGGGGAATAGCGCTCATCTCAAAATGGATGCTGGTCGGCATCATGGCGTTGCTCCCGGCTGTTAGTCATGCGCTGGCATTGGGCAAATTAAAAGTTCTCTCTGCTTTGAATGAACCACTCAATGCCGAGATCGAACTTACCTCCATCACCGAGAAAGAGTTGAAAGGGCTTAGCGTTACGCTGGCGTCGCGTTCTGATTTCAATGATGCGGGGGTGGAGCGCCTTCCGTTTCTGTCTGAACTTAAATTCGTGGTCGATCGGAAATCCGATGGCCGTCATTTCCTTCAGCTTCGCACCGAGCAACAGATTAACGAGCCCTTCCTGCATCTGCTGCTGAAAGTTGAATGGCCCGGTGGCCTCCTTGTACGCGAATACACGGCGCTGATTGATCCGCCCTACAAGATCACTGGCAAGGCCGCTCCCGTTGAAACACCCGTAGTGACGCCGCCCGCGCCGGAACCTGTCGCCACCGTACCAGAACCTGTCGCTGTCGCGCCAGAACCTGAATCGACACCTATGCGGGAAATACAGCCACCCGCTCCCGTAGCCGAAGCACCCCAGGCGGAAATGGCAAAAGAAGAAATCCCGCCCATCGTCGCCAAGCCGGAAGAACCGAAAGCACCCGAGGAACTGAAAGCCGAAGCCGCACCCCCCCAAGAAGAAGTTGCCAGAGAAGCACCGCCCTCAGAGGTGATGCCGGATGAGACAAAACTCGGGCCGCCGGACGTGGCCCAGGGCGTTGCGCCGGAAGAGCCCGGCGCACCGAAAGTAGAACCTCTGGAAGCGACTCCCAAAGAGGAGTCGCCGCCAATAATGGAACCTGAAACCAAGCCGGTGCCCGTTCCGGTGATGGCGCAGATGTCGGATTACAGTGTCAAGCGGGGCGACGTGCTGTGGACGATCGCTGAAAAGGCGCGCGCCGACAATCGCGACGTGAGCGTCGAACAGATGATCCTGGCAATCTACCGCACCAACAAGGACGCTTTTTTCGGTAACAACGTCAACAATCTGAAAGCGGGAAAAATCCTCAAGATGCCCGAGCGCACGGAAATGGACTCGGTCACGACCTCGCAGGCGCGCCGAGAGTTTCGGGCGCAGTACGATGCCTGGCAGGAATACAAGTTGAAACTGGCAAGCGCGAGTGGCGCCGTCAAACTAGCGGAAGCGTCCGAAGTGGTACCGGAGGCAGCACCGGAGATGCCTGTGCCGGCGCCAGAACCCAAGAAAGAATTGGCAAAGCCGTCAAAGGTCGCGCCGACGGTAACGGACAAAGGCAAGCAGGACGAGTTGCTCAAGATCGTGCGCAACACCCTGCAGCAGGAAAAGAGCACGCCGGACAAGGCTGTATCTGAAAAAGAATCTGCCAAGGAAGCGACGGCCCGTGAGCAGCAGGCACTGGCGGATCGTGCCGTTACGCTGGAAGAATCCCTGGAATCCAAGCGCCTAGAAAACAAGGATCTCAGCGACAAGGTTGGTCTGGTGCGGTCGCAGCTGAAGAAAGAGTCGCGCTTGATCGAGCTGGAAAACCAGAGTTTGGCTCAGCAGCCCAAGCCGGCTGAAACCAAGCCGGCGGAACCCGTCGTCAAACCGCCGGAAGCCGCCCCCAAGCAGCTGGAAAAAGCCGCTGCGCCTGCATCAGAAGAGAAAGCAAAGATCGAGCCGTTGCCGCCTGCCAAGCCGGCACCTGCCGCGCTAAAGAAGAAGGCACCGCTTCCGGTTGCAGCACCGGAAGAAAAGGATTTTCTGGCCACCGTGCTTGAGGCGGTGCAAGGCGATCTGTTGATGCCGGCTGTTATAGGTATCGTGGTTCTGTTTGGCGGCGGCATCATGCTGGTCTATTTTCGCCGGCGCCAGAAGTCCATCGCCGAATTCGAAGAAAGTATTCTCTCGGCCGATGCCATCAGCACCGAACAGCCGGCGACCACCGGCACCGTAGCGGGCCAGCAACCGGCGGCCGCGACCACCGGTGGTGATACTTCGTTCCTCAGCGACTTCAGCCAGGGTGGTATGGGCAACATCCACACCGATGAAGTGGACCCGATTGCCGAGGCCGAGGTTTACCTTGCTTACGGACGCGACGAAACGGCCGAGGAAATTCTCAAAGAGGCCATGGTCAAGAATCCTGACCGCCAGGAGATCAAGCTCAAGCTGCTTGAGATCTATCACCAGCGTAATGATATTTCCGCGTTCGAAACGCTGGCAGAAGAACTCTACGCCACGCAAGGTGGACGTGGTGGCAAGATCTGGGACAAGGTTGAAGAAATGGGGCGCAAGCTCAATCCGGACAACCCGATGTTCCGTGGTGGAGCACCAGGCAAGGCCCCATCGGGCGCGGCACCCGCCCAGCCTGTATCTGCCGCCAAGGCGGCGCCCGCGGGTATTGATTTCCAGGCCTCTGCGACCGAAACAGCAAAAACAGAAATGGCCGGCGATTTTGATTTTGACATCGATACACCCGCGGCAAAGGCAGCCAAGCCCGCTGATGGCGATGATTTCTCGGTTGCCATGCCGGAATCGCCGTCCACGGCCAAACAGGAACCCAGCATCGATTCGTTCGATATGGGCAGTTCAGCGGACAGCGGACTCAATTTCGATATCGGTGGCGATGAAGCACCTGCCGCGTCCGCCGTCGAGACCGAGGTGAGCCTGGAAGCGCCCGCTGGCGAAGGTGAATCTTCCGCGCAGTGGGATGAAGCCGCCACGAAACTTGATCTTGCCAAGGCCTACATCGACATGGGTGATGCCGAAGGTGCTCGCAGCATTCTGCAGGAAGTGATGGTGGAAGGCAGTGAAGCGCAGAAGAAACAGGCGCAGGAACTTTCGTCCCAGATCGCTTAA
- the asd gene encoding aspartate-semialdehyde dehydrogenase — protein MKRVGLVGWRGMVGSVLMGRMQAEKDFDHIEPVFFTTSNVGGKGPAIGKDVPPLKDAKNINELKAMDVIITCQGGDYTSEIFPKLRAAGWKGYWIDAASSLRMDKDAIIILDPLNNEIIKAGLKNGVMNYIGGNCTVSLMLMALGGLFKANLIEWMTSMTYQAASGAGANNMRELVKQMGSVHAIVKSKLDDPASAILDIDRAVADHIRSDKYPKEFFGVPLAGSIIPYIDKQLDSGQSKEEWKGQAETNKILGRSEQPIPIDGICVRVGAMRCHSQAMTIKLRKDVPLDEINAMLAAHNAWVKVIPNERDKSMRELTPAAVTGTLTVPVGRLRKLNMGQEYLGAFTVGDQLLWGAAEPLRRMLRILLDHR, from the coding sequence ATGAAGCGGGTGGGACTGGTAGGTTGGCGCGGCATGGTGGGTTCGGTGCTGATGGGCCGCATGCAGGCGGAAAAGGATTTCGATCACATCGAGCCGGTGTTCTTTACCACGTCGAACGTCGGCGGCAAGGGTCCCGCGATCGGCAAGGATGTGCCGCCGCTCAAGGACGCCAAGAACATCAACGAGCTGAAGGCGATGGATGTCATCATCACCTGTCAGGGCGGTGACTATACCTCGGAAATATTTCCCAAACTGCGCGCTGCCGGCTGGAAGGGCTACTGGATTGACGCGGCCTCCAGCCTGCGCATGGACAAGGATGCCATTATCATTCTCGATCCGCTTAATAATGAGATCATCAAGGCCGGACTCAAGAACGGCGTGATGAATTATATCGGTGGCAACTGCACGGTGTCGCTCATGCTCATGGCGCTTGGCGGGTTGTTCAAGGCCAATCTTATCGAGTGGATGACTTCGATGACCTATCAGGCCGCCTCGGGTGCGGGCGCCAATAACATGCGTGAGCTGGTGAAGCAGATGGGTAGCGTCCATGCCATTGTGAAGAGCAAGCTCGACGACCCGGCTTCGGCGATTCTGGATATTGACCGCGCGGTCGCCGATCACATCCGCAGCGACAAGTACCCGAAGGAATTCTTTGGCGTTCCGCTGGCGGGTTCGATCATTCCTTATATCGACAAGCAGCTCGATAGCGGCCAGTCGAAGGAGGAATGGAAAGGCCAGGCCGAGACCAACAAGATCCTCGGTCGTTCCGAGCAGCCGATTCCTATTGACGGCATCTGCGTGCGTGTCGGCGCCATGCGCTGTCACAGTCAGGCGATGACCATCAAGCTCAGGAAAGATGTGCCGCTCGACGAGATCAATGCCATGCTGGCGGCGCACAATGCGTGGGTGAAAGTCATTCCGAACGAGCGCGACAAGAGCATGCGCGAACTCACCCCGGCAGCGGTGACGGGCACGCTCACCGTACCCGTGGGGCGCCTGCGCAAACTGAATATGGGCCAGGAATATCTGGGCGCCTTTACGGTCGGCGACCAGCTGCTTTGGGGAGCGGCTGAACCGTTGCGGCGCATGTTGCGCATCCTGCTGGACCACCGTTGA
- the leuB gene encoding 3-isopropylmalate dehydrogenase, translated as MTKKIAILPGDGIGPEVVAEAVKVLERLRKDFGLKIEMESALVGGTAYEANKHPLPGATLKLAQQADAVLLGAVGGTQWDTLPRELRPEKALLRLRSELKLFANLRPAILYPQLASASTLKPEIVAGLDLLIVRELTGDIYFGEPRGVRTLESGERQGYNTMVYAEHEVDRVARVAFDAARKRRKKLCSVEKANVLETSGLWRDVVLRVGKDYSDVELSHMYVDNAAMQLVRAPKQFDVIVTGNIFGDILSDEAAMLTGSIGMLPSASLDAANKGMYEPIHGSAPDLAGKGVANPLATILSVAMMLRYTLNEASLAGKIEKAVSSVLDQGLRTGDIYTDGMKKVGTEEMGDAIVQALGA; from the coding sequence ATGACCAAAAAAATTGCGATATTGCCGGGAGATGGCATTGGGCCCGAAGTAGTGGCCGAGGCGGTCAAAGTTCTTGAGCGCCTGCGCAAGGATTTCGGCCTCAAAATCGAGATGGAATCGGCTCTCGTGGGCGGGACGGCCTATGAGGCAAACAAGCACCCGCTCCCGGGTGCGACGCTGAAACTGGCGCAACAGGCGGATGCCGTGTTACTTGGGGCCGTGGGCGGCACCCAGTGGGATACGTTGCCGCGCGAGCTGCGTCCGGAAAAAGCCCTGCTGAGATTGCGTTCGGAACTCAAGCTGTTCGCCAATCTGCGTCCCGCGATTCTTTATCCGCAATTGGCCTCGGCCTCGACGCTCAAGCCTGAGATTGTGGCGGGGCTCGATCTCCTGATCGTGCGCGAACTAACGGGCGATATCTATTTTGGCGAGCCGCGTGGTGTGCGCACGCTTGAGAGCGGGGAACGTCAGGGGTACAACACCATGGTCTATGCCGAGCACGAAGTGGATCGTGTGGCGCGCGTGGCCTTCGATGCCGCGCGCAAGCGCCGCAAGAAACTCTGCTCGGTGGAAAAGGCCAATGTGCTGGAAACCTCCGGCCTGTGGCGCGACGTGGTGCTGCGCGTTGGCAAGGATTATTCTGACGTGGAATTGAGCCATATGTACGTGGACAATGCCGCCATGCAGCTGGTGCGCGCGCCGAAGCAATTTGACGTCATCGTGACCGGCAATATTTTCGGCGATATCCTGTCGGACGAGGCGGCCATGCTGACGGGTTCCATTGGCATGTTGCCCTCGGCCTCGCTCGATGCCGCCAACAAGGGTATGTACGAGCCGATTCACGGTTCCGCGCCGGACCTTGCCGGCAAGGGCGTGGCTAATCCCCTGGCGACGATACTCTCCGTGGCCATGATGTTGCGCTACACGCTCAACGAAGCGTCGCTCGCCGGGAAAATAGAAAAGGCGGTTTCCAGCGTGCTCGATCAGGGTTTGCGCACAGGCGATATTTACACCGACGGAATGAAAAAAGTTGGCACGGAGGAAATGGGCGACGCGATCGTTCAGGCGCTTGGCGCCTGA
- the leuD gene encoding 3-isopropylmalate dehydratase small subunit has translation MQKFEKLTGLVMPLDRGNVDTDAIIAKQYLKSIHRTGFGPNLFDDWRYLDPGEPGMDHSQRRINPDFVLNQPRYHGAQVMLARDNFGCGSSREHAPWSLVDYGFRAIIAPSYADIFYNNSIKNGLLPIVLDAAAVDQLFRETEAMPGYRLTVDLAAQTVVTPAGKVFKFEIDAFRKHCLLNGLDEIGLTLQHMDEIKVFEARRRKEAPWLFAK, from the coding sequence ATGCAAAAGTTTGAAAAACTGACGGGTCTTGTGATGCCGCTGGATCGCGGCAACGTTGATACTGATGCGATCATTGCCAAGCAGTATCTGAAGTCGATTCATCGCACGGGTTTCGGGCCGAACCTGTTCGACGACTGGCGCTATCTCGACCCGGGCGAACCGGGCATGGACCACAGCCAGCGTCGCATCAATCCGGACTTTGTGCTGAATCAGCCGCGTTACCATGGCGCGCAGGTAATGCTGGCGCGCGACAATTTCGGTTGCGGTTCTTCGCGCGAACATGCGCCATGGTCGTTAGTGGATTACGGTTTCCGCGCGATCATCGCGCCAAGTTATGCTGATATTTTTTACAACAACAGTATCAAGAATGGTTTACTACCGATCGTGCTTGATGCCGCTGCCGTTGACCAGTTGTTCCGGGAAACCGAAGCGATGCCGGGCTACCGGCTCACGGTAGATCTTGCCGCGCAGACCGTAGTAACACCCGCGGGCAAGGTATTCAAATTCGAGATCGACGCCTTCCGCAAGCACTGCTTGTTGAACGGTCTCGACGAAATCGGTCTTACGCTCCAGCATATGGACGAGATTAAGGTTTTTGAAGCGCGGCGCCGCAAAGAAGCGCCGTGGCTCTTCGCGAAATAA
- the leuC gene encoding 3-isopropylmalate dehydratase large subunit, which produces MAGNTLYDKLWDAHVVRHNDDGTSLLYVDRHLVHEVTSPQAFEGLRLAGRKLWRVDANLATADHNVPTTDRARGIADPVSRLQVETLDQNCHDYGITEFAMNDARQGIVHVIGPEQGATLPGMTVVCGDSHTSTHGAFGALAFGIGTSEVEHVLATQCLILKKAKNMRVRVEGKIPAGITAKDIVLAIIGKIGTAGGNGHAIEFAGDAIRELSVEGRMTVCNMAIEAGARAGMIAVDEKTIEYFRGRPYAPKGDMWDKAVVAWHGMTSDADAKFDKDVVLQAADIKPQVTWGTSPEMVVPVDGTVPDPDKETDSIKRGSMQRALQYMGLKPGTAMRDIFLDKIFIGSCTNSRIEDLRAAAAVVKGRKIANSIKLALVVPGSGLVKVQAEKEGLDIIFRAAGFEWREPGCSMCLAMNADRLEPGERCASTSNRNFEGRQGAGGRSHLVSPAMAAAAAIAGHFVDIRDL; this is translated from the coding sequence ATGGCCGGAAACACCCTTTACGACAAGCTCTGGGATGCGCATGTGGTGCGTCATAACGATGACGGCACCAGCCTGCTCTATGTCGACCGCCATCTGGTGCACGAAGTGACCAGCCCGCAGGCCTTCGAGGGGCTGCGCCTCGCCGGCCGCAAGCTCTGGCGCGTGGACGCGAATCTTGCCACCGCCGACCACAACGTCCCGACCACGGACCGTGCCCGCGGCATTGCCGATCCGGTGTCGCGCTTGCAGGTGGAAACCCTCGATCAGAATTGCCACGACTACGGCATTACCGAATTCGCCATGAACGATGCGCGCCAGGGGATCGTGCACGTGATTGGTCCGGAACAGGGCGCGACGCTGCCCGGCATGACTGTGGTGTGCGGCGATTCGCATACCTCGACGCATGGCGCCTTCGGCGCGCTCGCCTTCGGCATCGGCACTTCCGAGGTTGAGCATGTGCTCGCGACGCAATGTCTGATCTTGAAGAAAGCCAAGAACATGCGCGTGCGGGTCGAGGGAAAAATTCCCGCCGGCATCACCGCCAAGGATATTGTGCTTGCGATCATCGGGAAGATTGGCACCGCCGGCGGTAACGGCCATGCTATCGAGTTTGCCGGCGACGCGATCAGAGAACTTTCCGTCGAAGGCCGCATGACGGTGTGCAACATGGCCATCGAAGCCGGCGCGCGCGCCGGGATGATTGCCGTGGATGAAAAGACCATCGAATATTTCCGTGGCCGACCTTACGCGCCGAAAGGCGACATGTGGGACAAGGCAGTGGTCGCGTGGCACGGCATGACGAGCGATGCGGATGCGAAGTTCGACAAGGACGTGGTGCTCCAGGCTGCCGACATCAAACCACAGGTCACGTGGGGCACTTCGCCCGAGATGGTGGTGCCGGTAGACGGCACGGTGCCCGATCCGGACAAGGAAACCGATTCCATCAAACGTGGCAGCATGCAACGGGCGCTCCAGTACATGGGCCTCAAACCGGGAACAGCCATGCGCGATATTTTTCTCGACAAGATTTTCATCGGTTCCTGCACCAACTCGCGCATTGAAGATTTGCGCGCTGCCGCCGCGGTGGTGAAAGGCAGGAAGATCGCCAACAGCATCAAGCTAGCGCTGGTAGTGCCGGGTTCCGGTTTGGTGAAAGTTCAGGCCGAAAAAGAAGGCTTGGATATAATTTTTCGCGCCGCCGGTTTTGAATGGCGTGAACCGGGATGCTCCATGTGCCTGGCCATGAACGCCGACCGGCTCGAACCGGGCGAACGTTGCGCTTCAACATCGAACCGCAACTTTGAGGGCCGCCAAGGGGCCGGCGGACGCTCCCATCTCGTGAGTCCGGCGATGGCCGCCGCCGCGGCCATCGCCGGACATTTTGTGGATATTAGAGATCTCTAA